The following coding sequences are from one Paramormyrops kingsleyae isolate MSU_618 chromosome 21, PKINGS_0.4, whole genome shotgun sequence window:
- the LOC111858803 gene encoding uncharacterized protein isoform X3, translating into MRMSAAVGFWSGKGQRVFSSTVDGGKLKKSKSKKVFEPRKTCSLEESQLGVQDLSKNSSKFFPSRSLTVESDSHNEKPDGSSTRNSITKHSKTFHKLFRDISENENLIQAFTCALLKEVLYHGKLYVSENHVCFHSSVLLKDTKVVVPVAAVGSVKKQNTALLLPNALSIRTMDGEKYLFVSLRNRESCYKLVCSVCLHLETGSNNNSPQVSSAENSIDSIRDGPLSLSGVEDNIFPVEEENSSSQQGLTRLDRDTVSDGSESSREQEVSSSDDSRGNSWVWTMTERVKSALVQRETNNFNVLVFIYLILVVLLLLSSGYIGLRIVALEEQLSSMGALPHFSLSEEYKDT; encoded by the exons ATGAGGATGTCTGCTGCCGTAGGTTTTTGGTCGGGTAAAGGACAGCGTGTCTTCAG CTCCACTGTGGATGGCGGGAAGCTGAAGAAGAGCAAAAGTAAGAAGGTGTTTGAACCCAGGAAGACCTGTAGCCTAGAGGAATCCCAGCTGGGTGTTCAGGACCTTAGCAAGAATTCTTCCAAGTTTTTCCCCAGCAG GTCTCTGACAGTGGAGTCAGACTCACACAATGAGAAGCCAGACGGTTCTTCCACTCGCAAT AGTATCACAAAGCACAGCAAAACATTCCACAAGCTGTTTCGAGACATCTCTGAAAATGAAAACCTGATTCAAG cCTTCACCTGTGCCCTACTGAAGGAGGTTCTCTACCATGGCAAGCTCTATGTGTCTGAGAACCATGTGTGTTTCCACTCATCAGTGCTGCTCAAGGACACCAAG GTGGTGGTTCCGGTGGCTGCAGTGGGGAGTGTGAAGAAGCAGAACACGGCCCTGCTGTTGCCGAACGCTTTGTCCATTCGAACCATGGATGGCGAGAAG TACTTGTTTGTGTCTCTGCGGAACCGGGAATCCTGCTACAAGCTGgtctgctctgtgtgtcttcATTTGGAG ACTGGGAGTAACAACAACAGCCCACAGGTGTCGTCTGCAGAGAACAGCATTGACAGCATCCGGGATGGG CCCCTCAGTCTGTCTGGAGTAGAAGACAATATTTTCCCTGTGGAAGAGGAAAACTCCAGTTCCCAACAGGGGTTGACCAGATTGGACAGAG ACACGGTGTCAGATGGGAGCGAAAGCAGCCGGGAGCAGGAAGTGAGCTCGTCAGATGACAGCAGAG GTAATTCCTGGGTTTGGACCATGACTGAGAGGGTAAAATCTGCTCTAGTCCAGAGAGAGACCAATAACTTCAATGTCCTCGTCTTCATCTACCTCATTCT GGTGGTGCTACTCCTGCTGTCTTCGGGGTACATCGGGCTACGCATCGTGGCCTTGGAGGAGCAGCTCAGCTCCATGGGCGCCTTGCCCCATTTCTCCCTGTCAGAAGA GTACAAGGACACATAA